A region from the Maridesulfovibrio zosterae DSM 11974 genome encodes:
- a CDS encoding acyl-CoA thioesterase produces the protein MKPKKVSESRTLMTYRVLPQDTNPAGNLHGGVLLKQLDLVAATCAMRHARKPVVTASIDRMNFLRPAYVGELINLHANVNMVGRTSMEIGVRVEAENLLTGELRHTNSAYLTFVAMGENGRPTTVPPIILESGVDHRRNREALERRAVRKAERQRESASEQAEQEQLRP, from the coding sequence ATGAAGCCCAAGAAAGTCAGTGAAAGTAGAACGCTTATGACCTACAGAGTGCTTCCGCAAGACACAAACCCGGCAGGAAATCTGCACGGAGGGGTCCTGCTCAAGCAACTGGATCTGGTGGCAGCTACCTGCGCAATGCGCCATGCACGTAAGCCTGTTGTTACGGCATCAATTGATCGTATGAATTTTCTTCGTCCAGCATATGTGGGAGAACTCATTAACCTGCATGCCAATGTAAATATGGTTGGCAGGACATCCATGGAAATTGGAGTACGGGTTGAAGCGGAAAATTTACTAACAGGAGAGTTGAGACACACCAACTCAGCATACCTGACCTTTGTGGCCATGGGCGAAAACGGTCGCCCGACAACCGTCCCTCCAATTATTCTGGAAAGCGGTGTGGACCACAGACGTAATCGCGAGGCCTTGGAGCGCAGGGCAGTGCGCAAGGCCGAGCGACAGCGTGAAAGTGCATCCGAACAAGCGGAGCAAGAACAGTTAAGACCTTAA
- a CDS encoding iron ABC transporter substrate-binding protein, with protein sequence MNKFSFSVLFILISLCMSFPAFGASRIIIDMAGRTVIVPDKVERVICSGPGCLRYLTYLQGQSLVVGVDSIEKKLSRFDARPYAIANPQFKSMPLIGEFRGHDNPELILGLEPQPQVIFKTYKEMGYDPDELQAKTGIPVVCLSYASLAGNRDTIYKSLQLMGAIIDKTKRAQDINNFMERQIADLQKRTSDIPEKNRKTCYVGGIAKKGPHGLQSTEPAYPPFKFVSAKNVACPPKGEGKPLQHANVAKEQIVSWDPEILFIDISTAQLGDNAGAIHEIKTDPAYKSLSAVKNAKVYSVLPYNWYSRNYGSIIADAYYIGKVLYPDHFKDINPKEKADEIYNFMVGAPVFNTLDTAFKEPAFSNLDLR encoded by the coding sequence ATGAACAAATTTTCTTTCTCGGTATTGTTTATTCTAATTTCATTATGCATGTCCTTCCCGGCTTTTGGTGCTTCACGAATTATAATAGATATGGCTGGGAGGACTGTAATTGTACCTGATAAAGTTGAAAGAGTTATCTGTTCAGGTCCAGGATGTTTGCGCTACCTGACCTATTTACAGGGACAAAGTCTGGTTGTAGGAGTTGATTCAATTGAAAAAAAATTGAGCAGGTTTGATGCCCGCCCATACGCCATTGCCAATCCTCAATTCAAAAGTATGCCCCTGATCGGTGAATTCAGAGGGCACGACAACCCCGAACTGATTCTCGGCCTTGAACCCCAACCGCAAGTAATTTTCAAGACATATAAAGAAATGGGATATGACCCGGACGAATTACAGGCCAAGACAGGTATTCCTGTAGTCTGCCTGTCATATGCCAGTCTAGCAGGCAACCGTGATACTATATACAAATCACTGCAATTGATGGGCGCCATAATAGATAAGACTAAACGGGCGCAGGATATAAATAATTTCATGGAAAGACAGATTGCCGATCTGCAAAAGCGAACTTCAGATATCCCTGAAAAAAACCGTAAGACTTGCTATGTGGGTGGTATTGCCAAAAAAGGGCCTCATGGACTGCAATCAACTGAACCAGCGTATCCTCCATTTAAGTTTGTCAGCGCAAAAAATGTTGCCTGCCCGCCCAAAGGAGAGGGAAAACCTTTGCAACATGCAAATGTTGCCAAAGAGCAAATTGTAAGCTGGGACCCGGAGATTCTTTTCATTGATATTTCCACGGCACAGCTTGGTGATAATGCAGGGGCAATACACGAAATCAAGACTGATCCAGCATACAAAAGCCTTAGTGCTGTGAAAAACGCAAAGGTATATTCAGTACTTCCTTACAACTGGTATTCACGGAACTACGGCTCAATTATTGCCGACGCCTACTACATAGGAAAGGTCCTCTACCCTGATCATTTCAAGGATATTAATCCAAAAGAAAAAGCTGACGAAATATATAATTTTATGGTTGGAGCCCCTGTTTTTAATACTCTGGACACAGCTTTCAAAGAACCGGCATTCAGCAATCTGGATTTGAGGTAA
- a CDS encoding FecCD family ABC transporter permease — translation MHFDDGQIPAEYSKHIRRKLIFISGGLILTAAVLIASIGMGPVSISARQALYTLLGQTLSKRFDLIIWDIRLPQALTAIIAGAGLSVSGAVMQAILRNPLGSPFTLGISHAAAFGAAVSVMLLDLGSMTSSNVGAVTINSPYLTTAVAFGFSLLATFTIIAISRTRKTTPEVMVLTGVALGALFTAGTMFLQYFADDVQLAAMVFWTFGDVARATWTELGIISACTLAAYIWFTLNSWNLNAIEAGDETAKGLGVKVQQVRLIGMLLASLVTAVIVSFLGIIGFVGLVCPHMVRRIIGDDYRFLLPASCILGGVLLLAADTAARLMLAPNVLPVSVLTAFLGAPVFIWLIIRGSK, via the coding sequence ATGCACTTTGACGACGGCCAAATACCGGCTGAGTATTCAAAACATATCCGCAGAAAACTTATTTTCATCTCTGGAGGTTTGATCCTGACAGCGGCAGTGCTGATAGCTTCTATCGGAATGGGTCCTGTTTCAATCTCAGCTCGACAGGCTTTATATACTCTGCTGGGTCAAACTCTCTCAAAACGGTTTGACCTGATCATATGGGACATCCGGCTGCCACAGGCTCTTACAGCGATTATAGCTGGAGCAGGTTTATCAGTATCCGGTGCGGTCATGCAGGCAATTCTGCGCAACCCTCTAGGATCTCCTTTTACCCTAGGAATTTCTCATGCAGCCGCTTTTGGAGCAGCGGTATCTGTCATGCTTCTTGATTTAGGGAGCATGACCAGTTCCAACGTTGGAGCTGTAACAATTAATTCACCTTATCTGACAACCGCTGTTGCCTTCGGGTTCAGCCTGCTTGCAACCTTTACGATCATTGCCATCTCACGCACACGCAAAACCACCCCTGAAGTTATGGTGCTCACAGGCGTAGCCTTAGGAGCTCTTTTCACTGCAGGTACCATGTTTCTGCAATATTTTGCAGACGATGTTCAACTTGCCGCAATGGTTTTCTGGACTTTCGGAGACGTTGCACGGGCTACATGGACAGAGCTTGGTATCATAAGCGCCTGTACTCTTGCTGCGTACATCTGGTTTACTTTAAATAGCTGGAATTTAAATGCAATCGAAGCTGGAGACGAAACAGCCAAAGGACTCGGAGTCAAAGTACAACAGGTCCGGTTGATAGGTATGCTGCTCGCATCACTTGTAACGGCTGTAATTGTTTCATTCCTTGGTATAATAGGTTTTGTAGGATTGGTTTGTCCGCACATGGTCCGTAGAATTATCGGTGACGACTACAGATTCCTTCTCCCTGCATCATGTATTTTAGGAGGAGTTTTATTGCTTGCTGCTGACACTGCAGCCAGACTGATGCTCGCTCCGAATGTGCTCCCGGTATCAGTACTGACGGCTTTTCTCGGAGCACCGGTTTTCATCTGGCTTATCATCAGGGGGAGTAAATGA
- a CDS encoding ABC transporter ATP-binding protein, which produces MNLIVNNINFNYSGTAILEEIDFCVDKSELLVILGPNGAGKTTLLKCMNAIHKPKSGSVLVQSKDVFNLNSDDIAKLISYVPQRVEPARLTVFDAVLMGRKPHLKWKVRDHDICIVDAALKRLSLSHLSLRYIDRLSGGELQKVSIARALVQEPEILLLDEPTSSLDLKNQLEILRTVRAVVKGHHVSAVMTMHDINTALRYADKFLFLKEGTIFGCGDKECITAEMIEAVYGVEVEIVTHKGCPVIHPVEDMDQADFDHDHHKKSHDVRQNQ; this is translated from the coding sequence ATGAATCTCATCGTTAATAATATTAATTTCAACTATAGCGGTACTGCCATACTTGAAGAGATTGATTTTTGTGTGGACAAAAGTGAACTGCTGGTAATTCTCGGCCCGAATGGAGCGGGGAAAACCACTCTTCTCAAATGCATGAACGCTATTCATAAACCCAAGTCAGGAAGTGTGCTTGTCCAGAGCAAGGACGTTTTTAATTTAAATTCAGATGATATCGCCAAGTTGATCAGCTACGTTCCGCAAAGAGTTGAACCAGCGAGACTAACCGTCTTTGATGCTGTTCTAATGGGTCGTAAGCCTCACTTAAAATGGAAGGTTCGCGATCACGACATTTGTATTGTTGACGCAGCGTTGAAACGACTTTCCCTTAGCCATTTATCTTTACGCTATATAGATCGTTTAAGTGGAGGAGAGCTGCAAAAAGTCAGCATTGCAAGAGCACTGGTACAGGAACCTGAAATACTTTTACTTGATGAACCTACGAGTTCTCTTGACCTCAAAAATCAACTTGAAATCCTTCGCACCGTAAGAGCCGTTGTTAAAGGCCATCATGTATCAGCAGTCATGACCATGCATGATATCAATACAGCTCTCAGATATGCAGACAAGTTCCTTTTCTTGAAAGAAGGGACCATATTCGGGTGCGGGGATAAAGAATGTATAACCGCTGAAATGATTGAGGCTGTCTATGGAGTTGAAGTTGAGATTGTAACGCATAAAGGCTGTCCGGTAATTCATCCGGTCGAAGATATGGATCAGGCTGATTTTGATCATGATCACCACAAAAAATCACATGATGTGAGACAAAACCAATAA
- a CDS encoding FmdE family protein, which translates to MGTSFSTEQIQNVINFHGHQCPGLAIGIRVSDLCLNELGHNNDSPLVAICETDMCGVDAIQFFTGCSVGKGNLLFKDYGKMAFTFYRRNDEKGFRALLNPQFMKKQRDEMSRLMKLVAKNEATAEEKTKCNDIRSECEKAYLNADLDELFFITEPQLPMPRPAQILQSLVCDNCNELHMESRSRKFMGQTLCTPCFEKVEQKI; encoded by the coding sequence ATGGGAACCTCTTTTTCCACTGAACAAATTCAAAATGTAATTAATTTCCACGGACATCAATGCCCCGGCCTTGCCATTGGTATCAGAGTCTCTGATCTATGCCTGAATGAACTTGGACATAATAACGATTCCCCGCTAGTAGCTATCTGCGAGACAGATATGTGCGGAGTTGATGCCATTCAATTTTTTACAGGATGCTCAGTAGGTAAAGGCAATCTTCTATTTAAAGATTATGGTAAAATGGCATTTACCTTTTATCGTCGTAATGATGAAAAAGGATTTAGAGCCTTGCTTAATCCACAATTTATGAAAAAGCAGCGTGATGAGATGTCTAGACTCATGAAACTTGTTGCCAAGAATGAAGCAACCGCAGAAGAAAAGACGAAATGCAACGATATCCGTTCTGAATGCGAAAAAGCATATCTGAATGCAGACCTTGATGAGCTATTTTTTATTACTGAGCCTCAGCTACCTATGCCCCGCCCTGCACAAATTCTTCAATCTCTTGTCTGTGACAACTGCAATGAACTGCATATGGAATCCAGATCAAGAAAATTTATGGGCCAAACATTATGTACCCCCTGCTTTGAAAAAGTAGAGCAAAAAATATAG
- a CDS encoding OmpA family protein has product MKKVMIALVIVCLFSTFVDAQENGFANNPDEIVNMLTNDNGRVFLKIEFEVNSSRISKKAIPVAKALGTALTSADAADMYVKLIGHTDSVGNRKYNRKLSLNRAKAVKDYLCAHYQIDPSRISLKGMGEESPIAPNNTSMGRALNRRVEVVNIRIDKEKSAPDVNNILFQ; this is encoded by the coding sequence ATGAAGAAAGTAATGATAGCACTTGTGATAGTTTGTCTGTTCTCTACTTTTGTAGATGCTCAGGAAAATGGATTTGCAAATAATCCAGATGAAATTGTGAATATGCTGACTAATGATAATGGAAGAGTTTTTTTGAAAATAGAATTTGAGGTGAATTCATCCAGAATCAGCAAAAAGGCTATTCCGGTGGCTAAAGCTTTGGGGACCGCATTAACAAGTGCTGATGCTGCTGATATGTATGTCAAACTAATCGGTCATACAGATTCCGTCGGTAACAGAAAGTATAACCGTAAACTAAGCCTGAACCGTGCAAAAGCCGTTAAAGACTATTTATGTGCACATTATCAGATTGATCCATCCAGGATCAGCCTGAAGGGTATGGGAGAGGAAAGTCCCATTGCCCCCAACAATACATCAATGGGACGGGCTCTTAACCGTAGAGTTGAAGTAGTGAATATCAGGATAGATAAGGAGAAATCTGCCCCGGATGTAAACAACATTCTTTTTCAGTAA
- a CDS encoding AMP-binding protein, with product MQKESFSTYEDFCANYKTEVPADFNFAFDVVDNIAAQDASRLAMIHIGPDGTRREKDFGFFSKKSSRLANALVKAGIGKGDRVMIILYRRIDWWVAMLACHKVGAVPVPSPNLLTEKDIEFRVNFAKIKSIIAEDSVADRVQRARENCPSLEVLVQAGESDVHTGWLDFETICAESSDLFPRPADAACGDDALLIFFSSGTTGHPKMVEHTHNYPLGHYVTGAYWHDLNLGDIHLTLADTGWGKAVWGKYYGQWMAGAVVFVWDFRGKFEPSELLSVLSDHGVTSFCAPPTVYRFMIREDLSKFDLSALKHCTTAGELLNASVFDAWQDATGLPLYEGYGQTESVLQIATFPTMKPKPGSIGKPCPGWDIALIDTEGNRCAPGEEGQICVKLDPRPVGLFTGYLDEPQKTASVIVDGYYQTGDKAWMDEDGYFWFLGRTDDLIKSSGYRIGPFEVESALITHDAIVEAAVTGVPCDVRGQAVKATVVLASGYEASEELTKELQNHVKKVTAPYKYPRIIDYVAELPKTISGKIKRAEIRARDEAKA from the coding sequence ATGCAAAAAGAAAGTTTCAGCACATATGAAGACTTTTGTGCCAATTATAAAACTGAGGTTCCAGCAGATTTTAACTTTGCTTTTGACGTAGTTGATAATATCGCTGCGCAAGATGCAAGCCGACTGGCAATGATCCATATCGGCCCAGATGGAACTCGCAGAGAAAAAGATTTCGGTTTCTTTTCTAAGAAGTCATCCCGTCTCGCCAATGCTCTGGTGAAAGCAGGTATAGGGAAAGGCGATCGTGTAATGATCATACTTTACCGCCGTATTGACTGGTGGGTGGCGATGCTTGCCTGTCATAAGGTCGGGGCTGTTCCAGTGCCTTCGCCTAATTTGCTTACTGAAAAAGATATTGAATTTCGTGTGAATTTCGCAAAGATTAAATCAATCATTGCTGAAGATTCCGTTGCTGATCGAGTTCAAAGAGCCCGTGAAAATTGCCCATCCCTTGAAGTGCTTGTTCAGGCTGGTGAAAGTGATGTTCATACGGGCTGGCTCGATTTTGAAACAATTTGTGCTGAATCATCAGACTTATTTCCGCGTCCGGCTGACGCAGCTTGCGGAGATGATGCTCTGCTGATTTTCTTTTCATCCGGTACCACCGGACATCCTAAAATGGTAGAGCATACCCATAATTACCCCTTGGGACACTATGTAACAGGTGCATACTGGCATGATTTAAACCTAGGTGATATTCATCTCACCCTTGCTGACACAGGTTGGGGAAAGGCTGTTTGGGGTAAGTATTATGGACAGTGGATGGCTGGCGCTGTTGTTTTTGTATGGGATTTCCGTGGAAAATTCGAACCATCTGAACTGCTTTCAGTGCTGTCCGATCATGGAGTGACATCTTTTTGTGCGCCACCGACAGTATACCGTTTTATGATCCGTGAGGATCTGTCTAAGTTCGATCTCTCTGCATTAAAGCACTGCACCACAGCAGGTGAGCTGCTTAATGCTTCTGTTTTTGATGCGTGGCAGGATGCAACAGGATTACCGCTTTATGAGGGGTACGGTCAGACAGAGTCTGTGCTTCAGATCGCGACTTTTCCAACTATGAAACCTAAACCAGGGTCAATTGGAAAGCCTTGCCCCGGCTGGGATATTGCTCTTATTGATACTGAGGGCAATCGTTGTGCGCCCGGTGAAGAAGGGCAGATATGCGTTAAGCTTGATCCTCGTCCTGTAGGTCTGTTTACCGGGTATCTTGATGAGCCTCAGAAAACAGCCAGCGTGATTGTTGACGGGTACTACCAGACCGGTGACAAAGCATGGATGGATGAAGACGGTTATTTCTGGTTTCTTGGACGTACCGATGATCTCATTAAAAGCTCGGGTTACCGTATCGGGCCTTTTGAAGTTGAATCTGCTCTTATTACTCACGATGCCATTGTAGAAGCTGCTGTGACGGGTGTTCCCTGTGACGTTCGCGGTCAGGCTGTAAAAGCTACCGTTGTACTTGCTTCCGGTTACGAAGCCAGTGAAGAGCTGACCAAGGAATTACAGAATCATGTTAAGAAGGTTACTGCGCCTTACAAGTATCCTAGAATTATAGATTATGTTGCTGAATTGCCAAAAACAATCAGCGGAAAAATCAAGCGGGCTGAAATACGTGCCAGGGATGAAGCTAAAGCCTAA
- a CDS encoding helix-turn-helix domain-containing protein translates to MSNNQAYKEIAPRLQGLRDAMDMSIEELAEKTGVTSELAGKYESGTVEIPVSYLMDVAHLCGVSLTVLISGNEAHLTNYALVRNGKGLNVDRRKDYDYKNLASTFVGRRMEPFMVEVPTKEVSDMNFTTHRGQEFIYVLEGRLELRLSDSVLELEEGDSLYFDSNTPHALRGLDGKSARMLDVIL, encoded by the coding sequence ATGAGCAACAATCAGGCATACAAGGAAATTGCGCCCAGACTGCAAGGTCTGCGCGATGCAATGGACATGAGCATCGAAGAACTGGCGGAGAAAACAGGGGTTACTTCCGAACTGGCAGGAAAGTACGAATCCGGTACTGTCGAAATTCCAGTCAGTTACTTAATGGATGTAGCCCATCTTTGCGGAGTAAGTCTAACCGTTCTGATTTCAGGTAATGAAGCACACCTGACAAACTATGCACTTGTCCGTAACGGCAAAGGTCTTAACGTCGATCGCCGCAAAGATTATGATTACAAGAATCTTGCTTCAACTTTTGTCGGTCGGCGCATGGAACCTTTTATGGTCGAAGTTCCTACCAAGGAAGTATCCGATATGAATTTCACTACCCACCGGGGGCAGGAATTTATTTACGTACTTGAAGGGCGCCTTGAATTACGGCTTAGTGACAGTGTTCTCGAACTTGAAGAGGGTGACTCCCTGTACTTTGATTCCAATACTCCACACGCCCTCAGAGGGCTCGATGGTAAATCCGCACGTATGCTGGACGTCATTCTTTAG
- a CDS encoding AMP-binding protein — protein MGKSHLREITLGGLLDEAVEKWPEQEAIVYVDRDFRLTYREFGNLVDDLAMGLMALGVKKGEKVAIWATNVPYWVALQFATAKIGAILLTVNTFYRTTELEYLLKQSECENLVIIDGFREIDYLQTTYDLIPELRTQERGYLKSEKFPDLKRVFFLGQEKHRGMYSMAEVINLSAVVSDEEYEERQTTLNPYDVVNMQYTSGTTGFPKGVQLTHYNIGNNGFWIGENQAFQPGDRLCLPVPLFHCFGCVLGVLAAVNHGTTLVILEGFDPLLVMASIDQEKCTALYGVPTMFIAILDHKLFEKFDYSSLRTGIMAGSPCPVNVMKKVIDKMSMKDITICYGLTEASPVMTQTRMEDDIKRRTESVGRAMPEIEVAIFNPETGKECSYGETGEICCRGYNVMEGYYNNPEATSTAIDIDGWLHSGDLGTMDEEGYVVVTGRLKDMIIRGGENIYPREIEEFLYGMEGILDVQVAGVPSKKFGEQVGAFIILKDDVEIDKQDVIDYCRGKIARYKIPKFITFIDAYPMTASGKIQKFKLRDMAAELYPDA, from the coding sequence ATGGGAAAATCACATCTCAGGGAAATAACCCTTGGAGGCTTACTTGATGAGGCTGTTGAGAAGTGGCCTGAACAGGAAGCTATTGTCTATGTTGATAGAGATTTCCGGCTGACTTACCGTGAGTTTGGTAACCTGGTGGATGATCTAGCTATGGGGCTTATGGCTCTTGGCGTTAAAAAAGGTGAGAAAGTGGCAATCTGGGCTACCAACGTGCCTTACTGGGTAGCTTTGCAATTCGCTACAGCCAAAATCGGGGCGATTTTACTTACTGTCAATACTTTTTACCGTACCACCGAACTTGAATATCTACTCAAGCAGTCTGAGTGTGAGAACCTTGTTATAATTGATGGCTTCAGGGAAATTGACTACCTGCAGACAACTTATGATTTGATTCCAGAGTTACGAACTCAGGAACGAGGCTATCTTAAAAGCGAGAAATTTCCTGATTTGAAAAGGGTATTCTTTCTGGGGCAGGAAAAACATCGTGGAATGTATTCCATGGCCGAGGTTATCAACCTTTCGGCCGTTGTCTCTGATGAGGAATACGAGGAACGTCAGACTACTCTTAATCCGTATGATGTTGTAAACATGCAGTATACTTCCGGTACTACTGGATTCCCAAAAGGTGTACAGCTGACCCACTATAACATCGGTAACAACGGTTTCTGGATCGGCGAGAATCAGGCGTTTCAGCCCGGTGACAGGCTTTGCCTGCCTGTGCCGCTTTTTCACTGTTTCGGTTGTGTTCTGGGTGTGCTGGCTGCAGTAAATCATGGAACAACGTTAGTTATTCTTGAAGGTTTTGACCCTTTGCTGGTCATGGCATCTATTGATCAGGAAAAGTGCACCGCTCTATATGGCGTACCGACTATGTTTATCGCTATTCTTGATCATAAGCTTTTCGAAAAATTTGATTATTCATCGCTACGTACCGGAATTATGGCAGGGTCTCCCTGTCCGGTTAATGTAATGAAGAAAGTAATTGATAAGATGAGTATGAAAGATATCACCATATGTTACGGTCTTACTGAGGCTTCTCCAGTTATGACGCAAACTCGTATGGAAGATGATATTAAACGTCGTACTGAATCTGTTGGGCGGGCCATGCCGGAAATTGAAGTTGCAATCTTCAATCCGGAAACAGGAAAAGAATGTTCTTACGGTGAAACGGGTGAAATATGCTGTCGTGGCTATAACGTCATGGAGGGGTACTACAACAACCCTGAAGCAACGAGCACAGCTATTGATATTGATGGTTGGCTTCATTCCGGTGATCTGGGAACCATGGATGAAGAAGGCTACGTAGTTGTTACAGGACGACTTAAAGATATGATCATTCGTGGTGGTGAAAATATCTATCCACGTGAAATAGAGGAATTCCTCTATGGCATGGAAGGCATTCTCGATGTTCAGGTGGCCGGTGTCCCAAGTAAAAAATTTGGTGAGCAGGTAGGGGCTTTTATCATTCTCAAAGATGATGTTGAGATAGATAAGCAAGATGTTATCGACTATTGCCGCGGTAAGATTGCCCGTTACAAGATACCTAAATTTATCACCTTCATTGACGCTTACCCGATGACTGCAAGCGGTAAGATTCAAAAGTTTAAATTGCGGGATATGGCTGCTGAACTTTATCCAGATGCATAA
- a CDS encoding helix-turn-helix domain-containing protein, with product MSQAKVGQRIKSFREKQGISLDEFSNRTGLGMDFLEAVEEKEKYPSLGPLLKIARALGVRLGTFLDDQVSKDPLIVKLGERKEEFTMHSDQEKTPSMSYFSLAKGKSDRHMEPFFVEMQPEEGELKMTSHEGEEFIIVVSGKLKVIYGKEESVLEPGDSVYFNSVVPHCVAAEGGERCDIYAVLYFPE from the coding sequence ATGAGCCAAGCAAAAGTAGGACAACGTATTAAATCTTTCAGGGAAAAACAGGGCATAAGTCTTGATGAATTCTCCAATAGAACAGGTCTCGGAATGGATTTTCTAGAAGCTGTTGAAGAAAAAGAAAAATATCCCTCGCTCGGTCCACTACTTAAAATTGCAAGAGCACTTGGCGTAAGACTTGGAACATTCCTTGATGATCAGGTCAGCAAAGATCCTCTTATAGTCAAACTGGGGGAACGCAAAGAAGAATTCACTATGCATTCTGATCAGGAAAAGACTCCTTCCATGAGTTACTTTTCACTCGCAAAGGGTAAAAGTGACAGACATATGGAACCTTTCTTTGTTGAAATGCAGCCGGAGGAAGGTGAACTCAAAATGACTTCGCACGAAGGTGAAGAGTTTATTATAGTCGTGTCCGGTAAATTAAAAGTTATTTACGGAAAAGAAGAGAGCGTTCTGGAACCGGGTGACAGTGTATACTTTAATTCTGTTGTTCCGCATTGCGTCGCTGCTGAGGGTGGTGAACGGTGCGATATATATGCAGTTCTTTATTTCCCGGAATAA
- a CDS encoding tetratricopeptide repeat protein, which translates to MAAAEQVTDRKKIQGVFSSQNVQKIGTGTTVRRTISKMYWMAKEADDGTVEVQALNTSYIPSGPKSFVPMDEFLSKYSPEPEFYVSTVYPKMKELDTTIERGEKARQAGASYSAEFEFQNALGVDEENVKANFGLGLTYMERGESNKANDIFERLVKLDAAFQTEHKHLFNEFGINLRKTGMQDQALDYYERALEMTSNDENLHYNIARVYFEKGMLEKCSDHLTKALSLNKEHAEAGKFLEFVKKEQQANKT; encoded by the coding sequence ATGGCCGCTGCAGAGCAAGTAACTGACAGAAAGAAAATTCAAGGCGTTTTTTCCAGCCAGAATGTACAGAAGATCGGCACAGGAACAACTGTTAGGCGTACGATCAGTAAGATGTATTGGATGGCAAAGGAAGCTGATGACGGGACTGTGGAAGTACAGGCTTTAAACACAAGCTATATCCCTTCCGGCCCTAAGTCATTTGTTCCTATGGATGAATTTTTGTCCAAGTATTCACCTGAACCGGAATTTTACGTATCTACCGTCTATCCAAAGATGAAGGAGCTCGATACCACTATTGAACGTGGTGAAAAAGCAAGGCAAGCCGGGGCATCCTACAGTGCTGAATTTGAATTCCAAAATGCGCTTGGAGTTGATGAAGAAAATGTTAAAGCCAATTTCGGGCTGGGCCTAACATACATGGAACGCGGTGAATCAAATAAAGCTAATGATATTTTTGAAAGACTGGTTAAACTTGATGCAGCTTTTCAGACCGAACATAAACACCTGTTTAATGAGTTCGGCATAAATCTGCGCAAAACAGGTATGCAGGATCAGGCTCTTGACTATTATGAAAGAGCGCTTGAAATGACTTCAAACGATGAAAACCTGCATTACAACATTGCTAGGGTATATTTTGAAAAAGGTATGCTTGAAAAGTGTTCAGACCATCTGACAAAGGCTCTCTCGCTTAACAAAGAGCATGCTGAGGCAGGAAAATTTTTAGAGTTCGTAAAAAAAGAGCAGCAAGCCAACAAGACATAA